The DNA window ATGGAACATATTATCACCCAAATAGTTTTGCCTTCAATCTTTTGTTTGTATTTGTAGTTTTTTCTATTATATATTTTAATTCTAAGTTTACTGAAAAAACTTTGAAATACAAAAATTGGTTAAAAATATATTTGATAATGATATCTGTTTTGCTTGTTGCAACTCTTACAAGAAGTGCTTGGATAGGTTTTGTCTTGTTTATTGGAAGTTTGATATTAATATATGGAAGAAAAAGTATAGCAAAATTTGCACTTTTGATAATTGGCGTTTTGTTTATGTTTTATGTTTCTATGAATTATACACCACTAAAATATTATAATTTCAATGAAATAAGTGTTGTAAGAAGAGTAACAACTTCTGCGTATTTATTATCTTCTTGGGAGTGGAGAAACAAAGTTTGGACAGAAATGACAAGCTATGTTTATCAATCCCCTATTATTGGTTTTGGACTTGATACTTTTGGATTTTTAAGAGAAAAACAAATAAATGATGTATATGAAAGTACTTATGCTCACAATGATTATTTGAAAATTTTAATAGAGCTTGGTTTTGTTGGAATATTTTTATATTTGAATTTGATATTTCATACTTTGAAAAATATTTTTAAAAAGTTTTTGGAACACAAAGATAATAAATATTTGATTTCATTTATTGGAATTTTGATAATATTTCTTATCTCCTCTGTAGATAATATTCTTACTGCCACATCTCTTCAATGGGTAATGTGGTCATATATTGCCTATATACTTTCTTAATATATATAATTTTTTAAAAAGAAAACAGCCCGGTCTTGCGATCGGGCTGTTATGTTTTCTCACCGGAATTAGTGAGATTATTTCATTGGTTCTTTGAGGGTCAGTGCTCCGCCCCTCTCGTTGATATTGAAACCGAACTGAGTACGACTATATTTGTAGCCGTGTACCCAGTAGTTTGCATCCTCAGAGAAGAATACGATATTCCAGGTTTTATTCCGGATCTTTTCTATTGGGCAGGTAAATTCAATAACATTTTCGTTGACAGTCGCGTCAATAAAAATGTTATCTTCAAAGACCCAAACAACCGGTTGAATGTTTTGAAGATTCGCTTTTACCTGATCCCACGTGAACTCGCCCAATGGATTTTTCTGGGCGTCTTCTTTATGAATCATTGGTCCTTTACTGATAGGATAGCTGACGGTGACGTCGCTTCCATCTTTGGTTACAGAGATTTTGCCGAAGTCATATTTTTCGGCAAATGCGACCATGATAACCAGTATCATGATAAGGGTTACTATGAGCTTTTTCATTTTTCCTCCTGGAAAATTTGGTTTGTTATTTGTTTATTTGTAATGTATTCAGGACTTATTTGATAAGTCCCGTTAATACCAATTGTCCACCAACTTCCGAAACGAAAGTCGGAGTATTCTACGTTTGACGGAGCACCATTATTGACTCTTATGAGAAAAACGATAAAGTGCTCAATATTATCACCGCTACCGATATAATAGTCAAACGAATTCATAGCTTCACAAGCACCGTATGGTGTTGTGATGTTAATTCCCATTAGTAATGGAGTTCCAGATTCTTGTTTTATCAAGAAGCTGAAATATCCTGTTTTGGGAATTGTACCCGTTATCGTATTCCCATTCATCAAATGGGGCAAAAATGAACCATATGTGTTTTGGGTCCAAATTTGAGTTCCATTTGGAACGGTTTCTGTATAGGCGGTTACTGTGCTGTCTGGTAATTCAACCAGAGATCCATTTACGTAAGTAAAATGGGGAATTCCAGTCCATTCCAGAGTGAATGATGTTGTGGGGGTTTCTTGCAGTGGATTTACACCCCCTGGATTGTTTTGGAATTGCGTAGCAATTCCCCACGCAATCGGATGACCATTTGCATGGTCATTTTCGATATGCATAATGTGACTCAGATTCGTGATTGTATCCCCTTGTCTGGCATAAATGCCTAGGGGATTCAGGTAATCATAGGATCCGGTTGATGGATTTTTCGAGAAAAACCTTATATCAACCGCTCCAAATGGAATTCTTCCACTCCATTCTATTGCCCCAGAATTATCTACGATACCAAGGTATCGCAAAGAATCTGTGGCTTGGGACTGGTACCCAAAGAAGTTGCACTTGTAGTATATTTCATGTCCTGGTGTTACAAGTGCACCTTTAACTCCAAGAGATTTTTCATCTCCACCATTTTCCCCTGTAATTTTACGAGGTGCATTACACGATATTGTAAGCACCAAAGTAATGACTAGTGTGATATATAGAAAATATTTCATTTCCTCTCCTTTTTTAGAAGTTTATACTGAATTTCGCACTCAAACCTTCGTTGTCGTGCACATTTTTGACCTGCACATAAGACATTATAAATAATGGTTCCAACCTCCCCATTTTCCAGGTAATTCCAATCCCAAGATCCTTGCGGATGTAGAGACTTTTATTACCAAGTGCTGAGGAAGTTTGGTTCATTCGATCCTCTATATACTGCCCCATTACAAATAGAGCTGTATTTTCAGAAAGTTTTGGACCAATCCGGCCATGGGCATAAGTCATAGTTTCCAAACCCTTCTCTTTTATAAGATCAGTTCCGGAATACTTGAATATGACCCGCTGTCTTGGGTAAAATGCATATTCAATATTCAAAATAGAATACCAGTTTATCCCAATCTTTGGCTGAATTTTACTATAAAATCCCAAGGCGTACTTCCCAAACTTCAACTCTCCGTTTCCAAAAAGTTCGGTATTGGGACCAACATCACCATAAAGAGTAACATTGTCTTGGAAATCTGTTTCCAGGTTTTTGGTGGGTAAACTACGAAGTTCTAACTCACTTCTTAACGACTTGTTACGGTCATTGAAAAAGTAAGTGAGCTTGCTATATAGGAACGGGTAATACATAATCACCCTTTGTTCCTCGTCAACCCATGACGTTTGAGGGATGTTCAGAAATCTTCTTTGGTAAAATGAGTACTGGCGAAAATCCAGTCCCAAACCAAATCTGGTTTCGAATCTTTCTTGATCACAGGCACTTTCATGACCCATAGTCATTTTGAAAGCTGCCAGGCGATCTATGAAACCTCCATAAAGTGTGCCGACCCATCGGCTTTTGCGAATACCATGCTTTGCTTCAATATAAAATAGTTCGTCATAACTATTTTGTTCGTTGTAATTAGCATGGAAATTTACAAACTCGTCGTGTTCGTATTGGGTTTGTAAGCCCTTGAAGAGCCATGTTCCAGCCACTTCCACCCATCCTGAGTATTCCCAGTAGGGATTGCATGGTATTTGGACTTGAGTTTGCGTGACTGTACTTATATACACGGTATCTGGAGGAGCAGGCACTTCTACCTCTATTTCTACATACACAGTATCTATTTGAACTTTTAGTACTTCTTTTGGTGGTGGCGGCGGAGGTGTATAGCTTTCAAAGTAGTGTTTAAAGGTTACATTATTACATTGAGTGTATCCACCGAACCCATTACCATATTGGAATACCTCAAATACAGAAATTTGATTCTCTGATGGAATATACATACCATACAGAGATTCATTTATTCCAAGAAGAGATTCACGATCAAATTTTGCAGATATTCTTTTTGCTATAGCTTGTCTTGATAGACTAGCTCTAACTTTTGAATATCTGACCTTTTGACGAGTACTTGTGACTCCACCGTAAATCATGCCGTCAAATTCTTGATTTTGAATATAGACATAATTTTCGGT is part of the Patescibacteria group bacterium genome and encodes:
- a CDS encoding O-antigen ligase family protein, encoding MQSIINKKFVFIFEAVILLSVLAFIVVKQMDFVSSLGIVIVAMILPMLFIMPYYSLLFLIIVRNTTDLYTESIFISIFDIITLNFSSILGIIIIFWSIFIILKERIIIKKIPLFYPWVLFLIFSAISFVYSVDIFSSIKMFSRILSFFLIYIISYFYFVKYKDKKDYFLKALFVSYLLPCAFGVYQLLTGTGSFGQEGFIRVNGTYYHPNSFAFNLLFVFVVFSIIYFNSKFTEKTLKYKNWLKIYLIMISVLLVATLTRSAWIGFVLFIGSLILIYGRKSIAKFALLIIGVLFMFYVSMNYTPLKYYNFNEISVVRRVTTSAYLLSSWEWRNKVWTEMTSYVYQSPIIGFGLDTFGFLREKQINDVYESTYAHNDYLKILIELGFVGIFLYLNLIFHTLKNIFKKFLEHKDNKYLISFIGILIIFLISSVDNILTATSLQWVMWSYIAYILS